Genomic window (Temnothorax longispinosus isolate EJ_2023e chromosome 3, Tlon_JGU_v1, whole genome shotgun sequence):
gattttcttacgcttacgttttacgtccttacagcattttatgtgtgaaggttTTTATCGGTCGGACTACGTTTAggaattctaatttttttttaacgtagtTCCGTAATTCGTAAGGATTAACGAAAGGaaaaagcatttaaaaatgtctaTCTCAATCTCTCGATCTATTAgatgtacatacaataaaatataaatatatcttttgtcATCGATAGAGAGCTTTACTCCAGTTTGttttcaaaaactttaaaataacatcTTTCGCGCAAGTTTGCAAAATTGCATGACGGTTTCGAATGTGATATCAAAGCGAAATTCGCGTAGAAATTGTTTCGTTCGCAAACGCGTGCAATAAGATTATCCCCATGGTAGCTCAATATCATAAGTCGTCCGTGCAAAAACATCCATCCAAAAAGCTGCTTAATTTCTTCAAcagttttcataaaaaaaaaatgataaatgtaacatattattgaataatattatgtgcgcatataattataattattattatgaaatattgcaCATTCAAACAAATATTGGAAATCCCGTTAAACTTCTGAACAGATTGATTAAAGTTAGATACAATACGTTCCGCGAATGCCGCGAAATACCGTAAATTGCTGTAACAGCTGTAATTGCAATATCGCGCGTCGTGGAGCTATACATCCCAAGTGGAGAAACGTCGCCTTTGGCTTCTCATCAAAGCGTTTCCATATTTTCGGGGGATGTTTTCGAGAGATCTTTTGAGCTGAGTTTTATCCCCGGGCCGCCACAGCATCGCTATGCTCGGCAATTGTACCAGCGCGCGGCACGCGTACACTAACGATATTACACTCATAGACACACTCGCAGCTGCAGTGCAAAACTGTATACGCCACTGCGCAACAAAAGGATCAACAAAAATAAGGGCTGTGACTCACTGCTTTATTCGGGGATTGGCATGGTCCTCTTAGCGACTCCGTCCGCGAGAACGTGCGCGTCGCGCTCGCGACTTGggtttgaataaatataaataaataaaaagaagaggagaaaaaatgttgagagagaaaaagttgCGAGAAAGGGAAGTAAGCGCGAGCCGTCGCGCGTGTAAGACGCGTGCGACTGTTTTATATGCGGATTTTGTGGCTCGTGGCCAACAATAAGTAATGCGCGCATCGAGCGGAGTAACGGAGGAATAACCGATGCGTTGCTCGGTGTTCTCTATTTCTTGCTGGTGTTACACTGGATCTCCGCGTTGCTCGACTTTCCCCGCGCACGTGCCAGGAGCGAGGCGATCTTGAGCGAGAAGAACGAAGAGTGATGCGTCGCTGGACACCGGCGGCGGTGACGATGGTCGTTGAATCGATCTGCACTACCGTCTCTCGTAATGGACGAAGACCATGTATCGGCGTCAATCCCGCCGTGGTTGCACGAGACGCGTTGCCTTTGCAGAGAGCTTATGTAGCTTCGTGTTCAGACACGGCGTCGTGAAATGTTTCTGTTCCTCAAATATGCACCTTCTAATCAGATTTGTTAGATCCTAGTATATAGTTTAGTACGAAAAGAGCTTCGACACGAATTTCAAACCTACTACGACTTCAGCGATCGCAAAAAGATCGCGAGAATTGCACACAGCAAATTAAACTGTAAATCTCTCAAGCGTATTAACGTAGCTGTGCCTTTAGCTTCTCTTCAATTATCTATGAAAGATGATTAAATCATAGATAAAAAATCATCACAAATCATAGCATCATATGGATTCTAATAAAACACACggcattttgtataaaatgcaGTTAGATAATACTGAATTCACTTTTATGAAGAAGGTACTGTAGGTCGTTGCCATTAACGTCGAATAGTCGAAGCCAACTTGGAAGGAAGTAGAGGATCAGTTAAACCTCAAAGAACAGTTATTCTCAGTTAATGTTTACAGAAACAGTCTTATGAAAACAAGTAACCAACAATAATCGTATGCAAACTCCTAACGTAAACAGTCTGATTAGAATTAACCGGCTATGTGCGCGACGATGCGTCGTCCTGGATGACAGTTGTCGACGGCAGGCCATGCGAATCAAAGTGGGCAAGATCACAGTTTAACGATCCACGTTGTCGGCCGATTACGTAGCACGTCGAGATTAACGTAGAATCGTGTTCTTATCACGATGTTCAGCTCTCACACAAAGAGTACTCTCGCAAAAGTTCCGAACGGACGCCGCTTTTACCGTCATCAAGTCCCCCAAGTGTACATCGCGTCGACACTATACAACACGATGAGGATCGGTCGATCAGAAATGAAGATCGTCGGTCCTGGTAGCCTCCTCGAAGATGTCATCAAACACCTTGTCTACTTCGGCACTGTTGAGGCTCGCCACGGGAATCTGTGGTACCGTCGGGATGGTCAGACGCAGGCTTTCGTCACATATCCCCGGCATGGTGCGACTCCTAGACAGACTGACAAGGCCCTTTTTCGTTGAGTCGCGCGACGAGAAACGTCTACCTTTCGAGTCTCTCGTATCCGCGGTGCCGTCGTTCGCTGGATTATCGAAGTATCTGCGTATCTTGTCCTCCATCTTCTTCACGCTATCCGAGGACGAAGACGCCTCGTACTGCTTCTTCATCTTGAAGGACGACGGCGACTTCGGCTTGGGCGGTTTCGGAAGATAGGATCCGGCGCCAGCGTGGGCTTGCGGCGGTAACTTATCCTGTACCGGGCGCGACGGAGCGTGATGGCCTTTCGAGATTGCCAGCTGATGCCACGACTCGGACTTTGACAGGACGATGGATCTGGACGGCCTGTTGGTGCAGGACACGAGATACTCGTCACTGGAGTCCATCGCGCCGCTCGCGCCGTTTGGGATCGGCGAGCGTTCCTTCTGGATGGGTTTCGATTGGCCCGGTTGTTCGTACTGTTCTCTCAGAGCGGTGATTCGGTTCTTCGCGCTGAATCCAGAGGATGGTGCTATCGACAGCAAACCAGTGACGACCGCTGGTGGCTCTAATCTTCTCGGCGGCTCCAACCTCCTCGGCGATTCCAACTTCCTCGACGGTTCCGATCTTCTCGGCGATTCCAATCTTCTTGGCGGTTCCGATCTTTTCGGCGGTTCCGGTCTTTTCGGCGGTTCCGGTTTTTTCGGCAGTTCCGGTCTTTTCGGCGCCTCGGACGCCTGGAACCTCAGAGGTTGATTAAAACTGTTAGATTGATGAAAACTGTTAGGTTGATTAAAATTGCCAGACTGGTTCACGACAGACGTATGATGATCAGTTAGTATCGCTCGCTCGTTCTGCAACTGACGAACCAGGCTCTGCTGTAGCATGTTGTGTCGACGTATTTCGTTCTCGGTCGTAATGGTCTCGCTACTGGTCGGTTTGGGATGCGGCCAGAGCTGCGAGGGTGACAAGGACGAGGCTGGTGACGTTCCAGATTCCAGTCTGGCTTCATCGAGTTGTGCCGTCGGAACGTCCGCAGACGCGACAGTCGCGATCGCACAAGTGTACCGCGTGACGACGCCGGTGTCCGCGCTGATATCCTGATTTTGGATATGCTGTTCCTCTGGCAAAGCGTCGTCGCTTGTACATAAAGGATTTTCTTTGCCAATATCATGCGACACGCTCGGCATCCGATCCTCGAACGGATCCTTGTCGGATTTAACGCACGGGATGTAAGTCGGATACATTTGAGGTCGATTATCAATCGATTTAggcgagaaataattttcacatcGCGGACTCGTTCGGAGGATCGGGTCGCGCTGTTCCGGCAACTGATGACCGGATATCGCTTGAAAAGGAGCCTTCTCCGTCGAATACGGCACGCAAACGGTGTCTTCCTTGACAAGATCGCACGTGTTCTTGCTCGCTAGGGGCAGAACTTCGTTTCTCGAAGTGATATCAGTCGTTACGGCATAATTCCGATTGTGGTCCAGAACGAAATAGCTCGGATCCGCGGCAGGATGATAAATCAAGTCTGATGTCGGAACGACGTCATTGTATTGAGGAGTTATCCAGTGTTCTTTGACTTCCACTTCCGGCTCGTTATGGGTTTGAACGGACACGTTATTGCACGCGGACGGCAGCCCCTTTGCGACCCTAGGAACCACTTGAAACACGCGTGCCTCTTCAGGATGACTGTCGTCGTTGACACCCGTCTGTACGGCCACGGACGAGCTACCTTTCAGCATCACATCGATCGGTGCGTTCCCCGCGAATGTAGTTCCAGACGAGTCCTTATCATTGCGCACCGTGACTAACGGTTTAAACACATCCTTCTCGCTGCGGACAAAATTGTGATCAAATTTGTCCCGAACTGGTTTCTCAACCGCGCGATGCGGCTCGCTCGGACGATACTGAACCTGCGGTCCTTTCTCGGGGAACATCCTGAAGGAAATCTTCCCGTCTACCACGCCGAGCTTCTCGTTTAACGGTGCCAAGTTCTTGCGATGCGCGTTCGAGTGTTCGTTGTGCCTGCGAGGATCTTCGATACTCTTGACTTCCGGAGCAGCGTTCTTGCCGATGAAGGGCGCGAACTGCTTGCAGAACAGCCGATAATCGAGCCGTCCGTTCTCGGTGACCATCTTGTTCGATTTGCCTTCGTTTCTATCGTGCTCGATCCACGGCGGTCGAGGGAAGAGAGATTTCTGGGTATTCTCGTTTACGTTGAACGACGACGGTTGGGATTGGTTGCTATCTCGGTCAAACATCCTGGCTTTTTCACGTAAGGAATTTCCAGATGGTGGCGCGTTGTCCCTCTGCCAATGATAACCGGGCGGGGACTTCGGCGTTTGTGGCTTCTCGATCTTTCGAAACAGCGACGAAGGCGCGTGTCTGAAGCCCGCGTCCGGCTGCGGCACGTTTGCATTTGCGAACGGGAAGCCGTTGTGTGCCGCGCCGCCCCCAGTCGGCGTCTTCTTACTCGCCGGAACTTGAGGAGACGTTTGGGGCATATCCGGGATGAAGCGTTTCGCGACATTTTGCAATCTCGGTGACAACTTGTCGGTATCGTTCGCGGACGAGGACTTGTCGAAAGCGGTCTTGATGTTCGAGAACCGACTGTTCCAATTTTCGTTCGTCTGCGACATATCCGCCGCCTTGGTGTGGCCGAAGGGTTTGACAAAGGCGGGCGCGGCGTTGTACGCTTGCGATTCGTTGTTCCGGCTGATCAACGCCAGGAACTTCTTGTCATTCTCCGTTCTAGGCTGGAACGACGGAACGCCGAGATTAGACGCGTTCGCGGCGATTTTATCACCCACGTTGATGGGCCGTCGCAGGACCACGCAGCCGGGATTGTCGTAGCCGAGACTATCGGCCTGTAACTTCAAGTAGCTCGGTATGTCGATGGTATTGGCGCGCTTGATCTTCGACTTCTTCGCCGCGAACTTGTTGCTGCCGTTGTTGTTGCACTTGCCGGCGCTGATCAGCTCCGCGCGTTGTCGAAGCGCCGCCGCGAGTTTCGTCACCTGACTCTGCTCCTCGCTTGCCCTCTTGATCGCGGTTTCCTCGTCGTCGCTCACCTTCTCCTGGTAACCGTTAACACCGTCCCGTCGGGTCTGACGCGTACTCGTCTCATCCGCCGTTCTGGGTGTGATCGCCGGCCGATCCGCGTAACCAATCTGCGGCGGGATCAGCGGCCGATACGCACCGGTGTCCTTATTCCTGTCGCGCAACGACTGACGCTGATTAATCACGTCCTTCGTGTATTTGTCGTGGATTTCCTCCACATGCGGCCTCTCGCCGCTCGTCACGTTACGCGACGCGGCCAGCAGCGGTTCAGATCGTTCAGCCAGAAACACCTGATCGTTCAATCTCGCCAGGTCCGTGCTGCTCTGCTCCAGCTGccttctcgcgcgcgcgatctccTCGGCGGAGACGCCGATGGTGTGTCGGACGGGTCGCCGTCTTCGTCCGGGCGGCGCACCGCCGCCCTGCGCCGCGACGTCGGTCGTCTTGCCGCCTTCGTTGCTACccgattctctctcttccgcCGGCACCTGCAGCCGCGACAGCAAGCTCGAGACCAGTCGCAGGAGATGTAGCTTACTCGTGGGATCCGACACGCCGCCGTGCTTCGCGAGCGTCGCGACGTCCGTACGCTCGAGCGTCTCGCGCAAACGGGAGAGCGCGGTCTGGATGTCCAACAGCAGCAGATCCTCCAGGAACTTGAGCTCGTCCTTCCTCGACACGGGCACGTCGTGGTTGCAATCGTGGTCGCAATCGTGGTCGCTGCCGAGTAACGCCTGTTCCATAGAACGGCGCGCGCAGGATCGGTCGCCGACCCCGTTGCCGGGCACGACGAGCGACGTCGCCGTCGGCTCGTCGCCGCCTCGCCGGCAACCCGCTGCCAGGGACAGTTCGAGCGCCTCGCGCAGACGTTCTACCAGTACCGGCAATGAATTCCACTCACCGACTGCCGCACTGGGACCGCCGCTGACGCGACGCTGCTGTCCGTCTCCGGTGCTGTCGTCGACGGTGGTTGCCAGTGGCACCCCTACGCCCGGTTCCGCCTGCCTCGCGGCTACCCCCGACACCGGCACGCCGTCGTCCGACGACGCGCTCCTCGTGACGGTCGCCAGCTCTGCTGGGGAGAAACAGACCGAACGATATCAGGATTATTCGCATAATCACATtgagtttatttaattagattatttaattttgattcgAAAAGTTTTCAATTAGAACAATTATCGCGTTTTTATCGTTCTTTCCTACACATGTCAGTTTTGTTATGTCGCTggagattattaaattaaatgtattcaAAAAGTAgccaataaattttaacgattttCATCTATATTGCAtgtatgtaggtatatatgACTGgatcattatataataaagataaatatttttagcatCCCTAATATGTAACTATAGATAGAGTTTATACACtccacatttttatattataattatatgcactgtaatatttaatgaaacaaTGAGTTGTTGGcggataattatataaaaatattatataaaagtaacgtAGGAATAAAATTACGCTTTTACGCAAGTGTTAAAACCATACAAAAAATACCTACTATGTTTTCAGACTACGTGGAGAAAATATACCAACGGCAAAATACTGCTTCGCTAGTCGAATAGTGGAAAAAAACTCACTGCTTTTCTGCCAGAACGATCGCTATTTTTAATCCGCGATTGAAGAGTCCGAGCGTAAATCTCGACAAGTGGTGCTTCTCGAAGACTGAATTATGTACATTAGATTACTCGCGTCGGTGAAATCATCGTAAATACGTATACCCGTGTCTTGCTGCCAGAATTTACTTCACAACGATTTGTCGTTTAACAGAGACACGATCGTCGTCAAGACACGAGATCCTCCTCCGAACTTCCGACATTTATTTTCGAAAGCACCATCAATGTCACGCGCTTTACGCTCGGATTACGGTTGTAGCATATATCGCGCGAGTGACAAGAAGCCCAGagattacttaaaaaaaaaatcaatttttaaaacatcaaCGGCAAAATATCGAATAACTGAAGAAATAAGCACTATTCCGACATTCGCAGAATTGAACACTATATATTTTCCTATCGGAACGCGATCGCGTCAGTTTACGAGAGAGATCCGTAAATTTTGACAAACGCTACTCTTTCACGTTTAAACcgtagaaaaagagaaaagaagaaaacgcgTAATTTCCACAGATTGACACTGTGTTTTCCAACGTAACTCGCTTCGCGCTCGCTTATCGCTTCGCGAAGAGACACCGCGCTGCCGAGACCTCGCACGTCGCACGTCCAGCCGCCTCGGCACGTCTCTCTTCGGCACGTCAACGCGTCGTGCGTTTTAAGAGCCGCGAGAGCCGCGGGAGCGGCTCGCGGGACGCGCGAGGCAGTTTGTTAGAACCATTGTAAAACAACCGGTTTCGCGCGCGACAATCCGTCCCGCGCGTCCGTCGTGTCCGCGAGCTTCGATACCTCGGACGTCGCTCGATTGCACCGTTAATCTTCCTCCCCTAAAGGGATGCGCAACCGCGGGCGATCGAACGACGATCGCGCGGGGCGAGAAAAAACGCGAGGAAACCCGCACAACAGTGAATTTTAACGCGCGGAACTGTCGAAACACCAGTATTTTTACCCGGTTGCGATTGTCTTGCTACTACTGCGAAGCGGACGCGCGCGATTTCTTCGCGATTCTCgcgaggagagaagagagcagagagaaagaaagagagcggCTCGCGCGAGCGGAGATCGCGCGACCAAACGCGCGCGCTGACCGGCTTCGGCTATCGCGTGTGCGCGCtcgctttatttaaaacaacgtACGGGGATTCTCTCTGCGGGGATTTATTTTCGGTCGCTCGTTCGACGCCTGTGCAGCTGCTGTGCGAAGCGAAGCGAAGCGAAGCggggcgaggcgaggcgaggcgaggcaaGGCAAAGCGCTCGCGCGTACGCCGCGAAACTACCCGCGTGTTATACAAGGCGAAGTCGTCACAAAGGTCCGAAAACGCCCGTGCGTTTCTTTATCGCAACCGATTTTGCACAGTGGGTATAACCGTCTAATAACAGCTGGCCCGCGCCGCATCTGCGCCATTAATCACGTTGTCGCGTTGTTGTTGCACCGTAATGCAACCACGTGTGTCGtctcgaatttttatttttggaaatgAAGGCGTTGTAACAGCAACGATTGCGAAATAACGTCAGATGAGACTGCCTGGCGCTGATTTGACAAAAGCAACGCTGTCCTCGTTTCTCTCCTTTACACGTCAATAGTATATTCGAAACTTCCGCGTTTGCTCGATCAAAAGTAtatagttaattataaaaaataatccagAAATATATTCCATTTAATCCGTTATTTTGTTGAATGGGATAAGGTAGCGAATGTGCGCACAGATACATAACATTGGTTGCACCCCAGTTGCTGCGTTCCACTTTGCTCTATCCGCCCATTTCATTTCTCTTTCCGGATGGAAAAGCTTTCGTAGCGCAGCCTTCTTTTTGCGGATTGTAAATATGTCCGTATCtatcaaaaacatttttatttgcctgACGGAAGCGAGATCGCTTCAAAATTGTAGCGACAATACAGATTTCTCGCTTTAGACATTCTTAACACGCTAACGTCTAGCCAGTGGTATTTCTCTTCTACTGGATCTTCTTTGTGCCAATTTTTCTGCTCTCTTTCTTCCcacattattttatcttcttttactCCGTTCATTGTCTCAGTCTAAGTGTATTGCCTATGCTATTTCGATATTCTTGTCTTCCGcctctcccccccctctctctctctctctcgtttccgtcaataattctatttttgaaaGCGCCATTAGTCTCCGTTGTACGTAACGATATTTCATATTCCGAGAATTTATATCGGGCATTTCCATTGTAGTATCAGGTAACTGTGTAATTGTATATCGCCGCGAGAGCGTAAGATTTGTAAATAATGCGGGAACCTGTAGCGCGACCGAAATAGTTCTCGCGCGTAAGAAAGTTTAGATTTCCTTGAAACATACCGCGAAACGCAGATCCGCGCTGTATATCCGCGCCGAACTATCCGCTGACGTCGCTAGTCAAATAAACGCGCGAACGTCTATGCGAATAATGGTAGCGCTAACGCAAACACCCGCCGATGACTTGGTGAGCGACGCCGATTGGTTCCGACAAGCGCGACGGGATAAACACGCCGCGCACGTTCTACGCGGTGCGTGAGCTTGTACGCAATTTCTTTAAGATTAAtagaatttctattttaactgGCGCGAGATGTCTAAAAAACGACGAGCTTGATTTCAGACAAATTTCCAACT
Coding sequences:
- the LOC139810590 gene encoding uncharacterized protein isoform X2; the protein is MSGIEDSQNEEQDDTQNETPETAEVSNEEAASTIEESDSSELSEKSSTKDSEEEREEVEEKEREEVTEKEREEIKETEAKETPNREETQEEEEKETPASELATVTRSASSDDGVPVSGVAARQAEPGVGVPLATTVDDSTGDGQQRRVSGGPSAAVGEWNSLPVLVERLREALELSLAAGCRRGGDEPTATSLVVPGNGVGDRSCARRSMEQALLGSDHDCDHDCNHDVPVSRKDELKFLEDLLLLDIQTALSRLRETLERTDVATLAKHGGVSDPTSKLHLLRLVSSLLSRLQVPAEERESGSNEGGKTTDVAAQGGGAPPGRRRRPVRHTIGVSAEEIARARRQLEQSSTDLARLNDQVFLAERSEPLLAASRNVTSGERPHVEEIHDKYTKDVINQRQSLRDRNKDTGAYRPLIPPQIGYADRPAITPRTADETSTRQTRRDGVNGYQEKVSDDEETAIKRASEEQSQVTKLAAALRQRAELISAGKCNNNGSNKFAAKKSKIKRANTIDIPSYLKLQADSLGYDNPGCVVLRRPINVGDKIAANASNLGVPSFQPRTENDKKFLALISRNNESQAYNAAPAFVKPFGHTKAADMSQTNENWNSRFSNIKTAFDKSSSANDTDKLSPRLQNVAKRFIPDMPQTSPQVPASKKTPTGGGAAHNGFPFANANVPQPDAGFRHAPSSLFRKIEKPQTPKSPPGYHWQRDNAPPSGNSLREKARMFDRDSNQSQPSSFNVNENTQKSLFPRPPWIEHDRNEGKSNKMVTENGRLDYRLFCKQFAPFIGKNAAPEVKSIEDPRRHNEHSNAHRKNLAPLNEKLGVVDGKISFRMFPEKGPQVQYRPSEPHRAVEKPVRDKFDHNFVRSEKDVFKPLVTVRNDKDSSGTTFAGNAPIDVMLKGSSSVAVQTGVNDDSHPEEARVFQVVPRVAKGLPSACNNVSVQTHNEPEVEVKEHWITPQYNDVVPTSDLIYHPAADPSYFVLDHNRNYAVTTDITSRNEVLPLASKNTCDLVKEDTVCVPYSTEKAPFQAISGHQLPEQRDPILRTSPRCENYFSPKSIDNRPQMYPTYIPCVKSDKDPFEDRMPSVSHDIGKENPLCTSDDALPEEQHIQNQDISADTGVVTRYTCAIATVASADVPTAQLDEARLESGTSPASSLSPSQLWPHPKPTSSETITTENEIRRHNMLQQSLVRQLQNERAILTDHHTSVVNQSGNFNQPNSFHQSNSFNQPLRFQASEAPKRPELPKKPEPPKRPEPPKRSEPPRRLESPRRSEPSRKLESPRRLEPPRRLEPPAVVTGLLSIAPSSGFSAKNRITALREQYEQPGQSKPIQKERSPIPNGASGAMDSSDEYLVSCTNRPSRSIVLSKSESWHQLAISKGHHAPSRPVQDKLPPQAHAGAGSYLPKPPKPKSPSSFKMKKQYEASSSSDSVKKMEDKIRRYFDNPANDGTADTRDSKGRRFSSRDSTKKGLVSLSRSRTMPGICDESLRLTIPTVPQIPVASLNSAEVDKVFDDIFEEATRTDDLHF
- the LOC139810590 gene encoding uncharacterized protein isoform X1 — encoded protein: MSGIEDSQNEEQDDTQNETPETAEVSNEEAASTIEESDSSELSEKSSTKDSEEEREEVEEKEREEVTEKEREEIKETEAKETPNREETQEEEEKETPASAELATVTRSASSDDGVPVSGVAARQAEPGVGVPLATTVDDSTGDGQQRRVSGGPSAAVGEWNSLPVLVERLREALELSLAAGCRRGGDEPTATSLVVPGNGVGDRSCARRSMEQALLGSDHDCDHDCNHDVPVSRKDELKFLEDLLLLDIQTALSRLRETLERTDVATLAKHGGVSDPTSKLHLLRLVSSLLSRLQVPAEERESGSNEGGKTTDVAAQGGGAPPGRRRRPVRHTIGVSAEEIARARRQLEQSSTDLARLNDQVFLAERSEPLLAASRNVTSGERPHVEEIHDKYTKDVINQRQSLRDRNKDTGAYRPLIPPQIGYADRPAITPRTADETSTRQTRRDGVNGYQEKVSDDEETAIKRASEEQSQVTKLAAALRQRAELISAGKCNNNGSNKFAAKKSKIKRANTIDIPSYLKLQADSLGYDNPGCVVLRRPINVGDKIAANASNLGVPSFQPRTENDKKFLALISRNNESQAYNAAPAFVKPFGHTKAADMSQTNENWNSRFSNIKTAFDKSSSANDTDKLSPRLQNVAKRFIPDMPQTSPQVPASKKTPTGGGAAHNGFPFANANVPQPDAGFRHAPSSLFRKIEKPQTPKSPPGYHWQRDNAPPSGNSLREKARMFDRDSNQSQPSSFNVNENTQKSLFPRPPWIEHDRNEGKSNKMVTENGRLDYRLFCKQFAPFIGKNAAPEVKSIEDPRRHNEHSNAHRKNLAPLNEKLGVVDGKISFRMFPEKGPQVQYRPSEPHRAVEKPVRDKFDHNFVRSEKDVFKPLVTVRNDKDSSGTTFAGNAPIDVMLKGSSSVAVQTGVNDDSHPEEARVFQVVPRVAKGLPSACNNVSVQTHNEPEVEVKEHWITPQYNDVVPTSDLIYHPAADPSYFVLDHNRNYAVTTDITSRNEVLPLASKNTCDLVKEDTVCVPYSTEKAPFQAISGHQLPEQRDPILRTSPRCENYFSPKSIDNRPQMYPTYIPCVKSDKDPFEDRMPSVSHDIGKENPLCTSDDALPEEQHIQNQDISADTGVVTRYTCAIATVASADVPTAQLDEARLESGTSPASSLSPSQLWPHPKPTSSETITTENEIRRHNMLQQSLVRQLQNERAILTDHHTSVVNQSGNFNQPNSFHQSNSFNQPLRFQASEAPKRPELPKKPEPPKRPEPPKRSEPPRRLESPRRSEPSRKLESPRRLEPPRRLEPPAVVTGLLSIAPSSGFSAKNRITALREQYEQPGQSKPIQKERSPIPNGASGAMDSSDEYLVSCTNRPSRSIVLSKSESWHQLAISKGHHAPSRPVQDKLPPQAHAGAGSYLPKPPKPKSPSSFKMKKQYEASSSSDSVKKMEDKIRRYFDNPANDGTADTRDSKGRRFSSRDSTKKGLVSLSRSRTMPGICDESLRLTIPTVPQIPVASLNSAEVDKVFDDIFEEATRTDDLHF